A section of the Candidatus Omnitrophota bacterium genome encodes:
- the sufB gene encoding Fe-S cluster assembly protein SufB gives MSKILDEKLNSDYKYGFITDIESDTIPKGLSEDVVRMISQKKNEPAFMLEWRLKAYRHWTTMTEPHWPNFHYPPINYQDATYYSAPKKNKDKLKSLDEVDQELVKTFEKLGIPLSEQKRLSGVAVDAVFDSVSVATTHKDILAKEGVIFCSMSEAISNHPDLVKKYLGSVVPYTDNFFAALNAAVFSDGSFCYIPKGVKCPLELSTYFRINAAESGQFERTLIVAEDNSYVSYLEGCTAPIRDTNQLHAAVVELVTLDNAEIKYSTVQNWYSGDKEGKGGIYNFVTKRGHCIGKNSKISWTQVEAGAAITWKYPSVILQGDGSIGKFYSVALTNNRMQADTGTKMIHIGKNTKSTIISKGISSDYSNNNYRGLVKISPQASGARNFSQCDSMLIGNNCSANTFPYIEVRNNTATLEHEASTSKINAEQIFYLKSRGLDAEGAVSLIINGFCKEVFKELPLEFSVEAVKLLELKLEGSVG, from the coding sequence ATGTCTAAAATATTAGATGAAAAATTAAATAGCGATTATAAATACGGATTTATCACCGATATCGAATCGGACACAATTCCTAAAGGGCTGAGTGAAGATGTCGTGCGCATGATCTCGCAAAAAAAGAACGAGCCTGCCTTCATGCTCGAGTGGCGCCTTAAGGCCTACCGGCATTGGACAACCATGACAGAGCCGCATTGGCCTAATTTTCACTATCCGCCCATTAATTATCAAGACGCGACCTATTATTCGGCGCCGAAGAAAAATAAAGATAAGTTAAAAAGCTTAGATGAGGTTGACCAAGAGCTCGTTAAGACATTTGAAAAACTTGGAATTCCTTTAAGCGAACAAAAACGCCTTTCAGGAGTAGCCGTTGACGCCGTTTTTGACAGTGTTTCGGTGGCGACAACCCACAAAGATATTCTCGCCAAAGAGGGTGTTATCTTTTGCTCTATGTCTGAGGCTATTTCAAACCATCCGGATTTAGTAAAGAAATATTTGGGTTCGGTCGTCCCGTATACGGATAATTTCTTTGCCGCTTTAAATGCCGCGGTGTTTAGCGATGGTTCATTTTGCTATATCCCGAAAGGCGTCAAATGTCCGCTTGAGCTTTCAACATATTTTCGAATTAATGCCGCTGAATCAGGGCAATTCGAACGAACGCTTATTGTGGCCGAAGATAATAGTTATGTCAGCTATTTAGAAGGATGTACCGCGCCTATTCGCGACACCAACCAACTTCATGCGGCCGTTGTGGAATTGGTCACATTGGATAATGCGGAAATCAAATATTCTACGGTGCAAAACTGGTATTCCGGCGACAAAGAAGGCAAGGGCGGTATTTATAACTTTGTGACCAAACGCGGACACTGCATCGGAAAGAATTCAAAGATCTCTTGGACCCAGGTTGAGGCAGGGGCCGCCATCACCTGGAAATATCCGAGCGTTATTTTGCAAGGCGACGGTTCAATAGGGAAATTTTATTCGGTCGCCTTGACCAATAATCGTATGCAGGCCGACACCGGAACCAAGATGATCCATATTGGAAAAAATACCAAAAGCACCATTATCTCAAAGGGAATTTCCAGTGATTATTCAAACAATAATTACCGCGGGCTCGTAAAAATATCTCCGCAGGCATCCGGCGCGCGTAATTTTTCTCAGTGCGATTCCATGCTGATCGGAAATAACTGCAGCGCGAATACATTTCCTTATATTGAAGTGAGGAACAACACGGCAACGCTAGAGCATGAGGCATCGACCTCAAAGATCAATGCCGAGCAGATTTTTTATCTAAAATCACGCGGCCTTGATGCCGAGGGAGCCGTTTCTCTGATCATCAATGGCTTTTGCAAAGAAGTTTTTAAAGAACTGCCTCTGGAGTTTTCCGTTGAAGCGGTAAAGCTTTTAGAGCTTAAACTTGAAGGCAGTGTGGGATAA
- the sufC gene encoding Fe-S cluster assembly ATPase SufC encodes MLDIKDLHVSVNETPILKGLNLKVNPGEIHAIMGPNGSGKSTLAKIIAGHPEYKVTKGRMDYEVNLKKINLAELEPEERAKEGIFLAFQYPVEIPGVSGSVFLRAAFNEICKHQGVDEMDPLEFDEFLREKMKLLEMNEKFIDRPVNVDFSGGEKKRNEILQMAILSPRLAVLDETDSGLDIDSMRIVADGVNKLKNKNMGIIVITHYQRLLNYIIPDFVHILYDGRIVKSEGKELALKVEERGYDWIT; translated from the coding sequence ATGTTAGATATTAAAGATTTACATGTTTCGGTCAATGAAACACCGATCCTCAAAGGATTAAACCTAAAAGTTAATCCGGGGGAGATCCATGCCATTATGGGGCCCAATGGTTCCGGAAAAAGCACTTTAGCCAAGATCATCGCGGGGCATCCGGAATACAAGGTCACCAAAGGACGGATGGATTACGAAGTGAACTTGAAGAAGATCAACCTCGCAGAGCTTGAACCGGAAGAACGCGCCAAAGAAGGAATTTTCCTGGCGTTTCAATATCCCGTAGAGATTCCCGGCGTATCGGGATCTGTTTTTTTACGCGCCGCGTTCAATGAGATCTGCAAGCACCAAGGCGTCGATGAAATGGACCCGTTGGAGTTTGATGAATTTCTTCGCGAAAAAATGAAACTTTTAGAAATGAACGAAAAGTTCATCGACCGTCCGGTCAATGTGGATTTTTCCGGCGGCGAGAAAAAGCGTAATGAGATATTACAAATGGCAATTTTGTCTCCGCGATTAGCCGTCCTTGACGAAACCGACTCAGGCCTTGATATCGATTCCATGCGCATTGTCGCTGACGGTGTCAATAAACTGAAAAATAAAAACATGGGGATCATTGTCATTACCCATTATCAACGCCTTTTGAATTATATTATCCCGGATTTTGTCCACATTCTTTACGACGGGCGCATTGTTAAATCTGAAGGAAAAGAACTCGCGCTTAAGGTTGAAGAACGAGGGTACGACTGGATCACCTAA
- the sufD gene encoding Fe-S cluster assembly protein SufD, whose protein sequence is MKTPELNSMNFLPEAKDFEQSSANNLAWLSPLRQNAAKHFLELGIPTIKNEEWKYTDTRGILERKFYFPKESQLQNKELLQRHLNPQDINIVFVNGHFSSELSETKDLPKGISIVNIGNIAAQKDQDLASLINKYDLRQDDAFCALNNAFLKDGTFIKVSENVIEGRLIHIIHLTDTLSKDSVIFPRTLILAGKSSETKIIETYASSSEKSYLTGAVSDVFLAANAKLHHYKIQSEGKNAFHIGATRAFQERDSHFESFSLSVGGKLVRNNLSIVLNGEGADAVLNGLYSVTDHQHIDNHTSVDHRPPNCTSNQLYKGILDGHARAVFNGKIFVRREAQKTNSYQLNKNLLLGAGCQVDTKPQLEIFADDVKCTHGATIGQLDEDELFYLETRAIPKKLATKMLSRGFVNDILDRVESSDVKGRLDSVLTSASTILQ, encoded by the coding sequence ATGAAAACGCCCGAATTAAACTCTATGAATTTTCTTCCGGAAGCAAAAGATTTTGAGCAGTCATCTGCTAACAATCTTGCCTGGCTTAGTCCGTTACGCCAAAACGCCGCAAAGCATTTTTTGGAGCTGGGAATTCCAACGATAAAAAATGAAGAGTGGAAATATACCGATACCCGCGGCATCTTAGAAAGGAAATTTTATTTTCCGAAAGAAAGCCAGCTGCAAAACAAGGAATTGTTACAACGCCATTTAAATCCCCAGGACATTAATATTGTTTTTGTGAACGGACATTTTTCCTCCGAATTATCGGAGACAAAAGACCTGCCTAAGGGAATTAGTATTGTTAATATCGGCAATATAGCCGCTCAAAAAGACCAAGACCTAGCTTCTTTGATCAATAAATATGATCTTCGCCAAGACGACGCATTTTGCGCGTTAAATAATGCTTTTTTAAAAGACGGCACCTTTATTAAAGTCAGTGAGAATGTTATCGAAGGAAGGCTCATCCACATCATCCATTTGACTGATACGCTCTCTAAAGATTCGGTGATTTTCCCTCGCACACTTATCCTTGCCGGAAAATCAAGCGAAACCAAGATCATCGAGACCTATGCTTCCTCTTCCGAGAAAAGCTATTTAACCGGAGCTGTTTCAGACGTGTTCTTAGCGGCGAACGCCAAATTGCATCACTACAAGATCCAAAGCGAAGGGAAGAATGCTTTTCATATCGGGGCAACCCGCGCTTTTCAAGAACGCGACAGCCACTTTGAATCTTTTTCTTTATCGGTCGGCGGAAAATTAGTACGCAATAATCTTTCCATTGTCTTAAATGGCGAAGGCGCCGATGCCGTCCTTAACGGCCTTTATTCCGTAACTGACCATCAACACATTGATAATCACACATCAGTCGATCATCGTCCACCAAATTGCACCAGTAATCAACTTTATAAAGGTATTTTAGACGGCCATGCCCGCGCTGTTTTTAACGGAAAGATCTTTGTGCGCCGAGAAGCGCAAAAAACAAACTCCTACCAACTTAATAAAAATCTTCTCTTGGGCGCGGGATGCCAAGTTGACACAAAGCCGCAGCTAGAAATATTTGCCGACGATGTCAAGTGTACACACGGAGCCACTATCGGACAGCTCGATGAAGACGAACTTTTTTATCTTGAAACACGCGCCATCCCAAAAAAATTAGCAACAAAAATGCTTTCCAGGGGCTTTGTTAATGATATCTTAGATAGAGTGGAATCTTCGGATGTCAAAGGCCGGTTGGACAGCGTCTTGACATCCGCATCA